Within Lactobacillus amylovorus DSM 20531, the genomic segment CAGCTGTAATTGAACGAAGCGGCAAGAGCTATTCAGTTTCTGCAAAAGAACTTGCTAAGAGTATTTCAGTAGGTACCCAACAACAATCACAAGTCTTCTCAATTTCAGCTAAGGCTGATACACCAGCTAAGGCAAAGGCAGAAGTAAATGCAGTAGCTGAAACTTTCCGTAAGGAAATTCCTAATATTATGAGTGTCAATAATGTAACAATTGTGGGAAATGGTACTAATGGTGTTCAATCATCACCTAACGTTAAGCTATTTACCCTAGCCGGCTTCGTAGTTGGTTTAGTATTGAGCTTAGCTGTAGTTATTATTCGTGAAATGAGTAATACTACTGTCCGTGACGATGAATTCTTAACTCGTGAATTAGGCTTAACTAACTTAGGTCAAATTGCTCACTTCCACTTGTCATCTTCATTTACTATTAAAAAGAGTGCAAGTATGACTAATCGTGGACAAACTAAGAGACGTAGAGTATAAGAGTAGGAGGACAAAATGCCATTATTTAAGAAAAAGCGTGGTACAGATGAAACCATTAAAAATGGTGCTAAGTTAATCACTGTAGCTAAGCCAAAGAGTCCAGTAGCTGAACAATTCCGTACTGTTCGTACTAATATTAACTTTATGGCAGTGGATCATGACATTAAGTCTTTAGCATTTACTTCTGCTAATATTAGTGAA encodes:
- a CDS encoding YveK family protein, giving the protein MEQKQEQENTIDLTQLLRICRKHIWALILWSVGLALVGWGVSEFVISPKYTSTAQLLVNQKSRNNDPNAAYATQQANMQMVTTYKDIVTSNKILTEASNRLANPTVVVKKAQKAVYRTDENGRRRLVRKARPAVIERSGKSYSVSAKELAKSISVGTQQQSQVFSISAKADTPAKAKAEVNAVAETFRKEIPNIMSVNNVTIVGNGTNGVQSSPNVKLFTLAGFVVGLVLSLAVVIIREMSNTTVRDDEFLTRELGLTNLGQIAHFHLSSSFTIKKSASMTNRGQTKRRRV